One window of the Sander lucioperca isolate FBNREF2018 chromosome 5, SLUC_FBN_1.2, whole genome shotgun sequence genome contains the following:
- the zgc:114130 gene encoding mRNA decay activator protein ZFP36, which produces MPSFPLNQFADLEEMMCKQLMNLDLREKNRPLPSLSLAMTTPGCIGQPRSNISFSLSSLSRLPTDPSESAFLTSSQWGQQSESSLPSQLANSTQWGKSSFLAQRSISMVESSSTTATSLGWPGTDITQSQSDISHTALNTSSSSSTSSVSSSSSSSRYKTELCRSFNESGLCKYGCKCQFAHGLDELRDLNRHPKYKTEPCRTFHTIGFCPYGMRCHFVHNNEEEKKHSFSRSSSSSSSSSIPQQPPSSFRLHRPPLVRQSFSFAGFPSAPQQALQPALNAHPPPATASFTRAPSASPPSCADITDLLSHAFLEMDSAFEASPAHQFQPSMGQATAVDPRSPFLPSPDSGCYPCGLSPRASPSLRQSPSATVVFSGPLGARSLSYTSLSDQDQDGSSSASSLSGSESCGGINEVNGKRLAVFSQLSVPEDATGFCI; this is translated from the exons ATGCCATCTTTCCCCCTCAACCAGTTTGCTGACCTGGAAGAGATGATGTGCAAG CAGTTAATGAATCTCGACTTGAGGGAGAAAAACAGACCACTACCATCCCTCAGTCTGGCAATGACAACACCAGGGTGCATTGGTCAGCCACGGAGCAACATATCATTTTCCCTCTCGTCTCTCTCGCGCCTTCCCACTGATCCTTCAGAGAGTGCATTTCTGACCTCCAGCCAGTGGGGGCAGCAGTCAGAAAGCTCTCTGCCCTCCCAGCTCGCTAATTCCACCCAGTGGGGAAAGTCAAGCTTCCTTGCCCAGCGCTCCATCAGTATGGTAGAGAGCAGCAGCACCACAGCAACGAGTCTTGGCTGGCCCGGGACCGACATTACGCAATCCCAAAGTGACATCAGCCACACTGCACTGAACACCAgctcctcctcttccacctcatccgtttcctcttcctcatcctcatCCCGCTATAAGACTGAGCTGTGTCGATCCTTCAATGAGAGTGGCTTGTGCAAGTATGGCTGCAAGTGCCAGTTTGCTCACGGGCTAGATGAACTGCGGGATCTCAACAGACATCCAAAATACAAAACTGAGCCGTGTCGTACGTTTCACACCATCGGCTTCTGCCCCTACGGCATGCGCTGCCACTTTGTCCACAACAATgaggaagaaaagaaacactCCTTCTCTCgctcctcctcatcatcctctTCCTCAAGCATTCCCCAGCAGCCACCCTCCTCCTTCCGTTTGCACAGACCTCCTCTTGTCCGACAGAGCTTCAGCTTTGCTGGGTTTCCCTCTGCTCCCCAGCAAGCCCTTCAGCCTGCCCTTAATGCTCACCCTCCTCCTGCCACTGCTTCTTTCACACGTGCTCCATCGGCATCTCCTCCTTCCTGCGCTGACATTACTGACCTCCTTTCTCATGCCTTCCTGGAGATGGACTCTGCCTTTGAGGCGTCCCCTGCCCACCAGTTCCAACCTTCCATGGGCCAGGCCACTGCAGTAGATCCCCGGTCTCCATTCCTGCCTTCCCCAGACTCCGGCTGTTATCCATGTGGGCTGTCTCCGAGAGCCTCCCCTTCCCTGAGGCAGAGTCCCAGTGCTACTGTGGTTTTTTCTGGGCCACTGGGTGCCCGATCCCTGTCCTACACCTCTCTGTCAGACCAGGACCAGGATGGAAGCAGCTCTGCTAGCTCGCTCAGTGGCTCTGAATCCTGCGGTGGCATTAATGAAGTCAATGGCAAACGCCTGGCGGTATTCAGTCAGCTCTCTGTTCCAGAGGATGCTACTGGGTTCTGCATTTAG
- the trappc6bl gene encoding trafficking protein particle complex 6b-like — translation MADESLFDFLHMEIVSHIYKEQQSSKGEMDNKDRAVCVSVLESMGFRVGQGLIERLTRDSPSFKDELDVMKFVCKDFWTKVFRRQVDNLRTNHQGTYVLQDNKFSLLTQLSSGKQYLDQAPKYLAFSCGVVRGALSNLGLDSVVTAEVSVMPSCKFQVVIQKL, via the exons ATGGCAGACGAGTCTCTGTTTGACTTTCTCCATATGGAGATCGTGTCACATATCTACAAGGAGCAGCAATCCAGTAAAGGAGAGATGGACAACAAG GACAGAGCTGTCTGCGTTTCTGTCCTTGAAAGCATGGGTTTCAGGGTGGGACAAGGACTCATTGAAAG GTTGACCAGGGACTCTCCCAGCTTCAAAGATGAGTTGGATGTAATGAAGTTTGTCTGTAAAGACTTCTGGACGAAGGTGTTCAGGAGGCAGGTTGACAACCTCAGAACAAACCATCAG GGTACCTATGTCCTGCAGGACAACAAGTTTTCTCTACTGACTCAGCTCTCCAGTGGAAAACAGTACCTGGATCAGGCACCTAAG tACCTCGCTTTTTCGTGTGGCGTGGTGAGAGGAGCTCTGTCTAACCTTGGTCTTGACAGCGTGGTGACAGCCGAGGTCTCTGTTATGCCATCCT GTAAGTTCCAAGTGGTGATCCAGAAGTTGTGA
- the bloc1s3 gene encoding biogenesis of lysosome-related organelles complex 1 subunit 3 isoform X2 — protein sequence MSSGYQIVVQGEASETDSDDEVYITSMPAPQTATVGAKVPGEASETDSEGEEEQAGRASSLSQESAQILRRDLPPLIVVRDHPDIQSIVEDRPSPTHRPQGDTLLQQKLRESNSWLYSDVGQTLRQVYGSASREVNSATAQLNTSQSAIINASHSIRLILDDLKAVSEKIDIITSCQILPDININNPNNYTPPIP from the exons atgTCCAGCGGGTACCAGATAGTGGTGCAGGGCGAGGCCTCTGAGACAGACTCTGATGATGAAGTTTACATCACCTCCATGCCCGCACCCCAAACTGCTACAGTCGGAGCTAAG GTTCCTGGGGAGGCGTCTGAAACAGACAGTGAGGGTGAGGAGGAGCAGGCGGGCCGAGCCTCCTCACTGAGCCAGGAGAGCGCTCAGATACTCAGGAGAGACCTGCCTCCTCTTATCGTAGTTAGAGACCATCCTGATATACAGTCGATAGTGGAAGACAGGCCAAGTCCCACACACAGGCCACAAG GTGACACCCTTTTACAACAGAAGCTGCGGGAATCTAACAGCTGGCTATATTCTGACGTGGGACAGACACTACGGCAGGTTTATGGCAGTGCCAGTAGAGAG GTGAACAGTGCAACAGCTCAGCTGAATACTTCGCAGAGCGCCATCATCAATGCCTCCCACAGCATAAGGTTAATCCTGGATGACCTGAAGGCTGTGTCTGAGAAGATTGACATCATCACCAGCTGTCAAATACTGCCTGATATTAACATCAATAATCCAAATAATTATACTCCTCCTATACCTTAA
- the bloc1s3 gene encoding biogenesis of lysosome-related organelles complex 1 subunit 3 isoform X1: MSSGYQIVVQGEASETDSDDEVYITSMPAPQTATVGAKVVLHDVPGEASETDSEGEEEQAGRASSLSQESAQILRRDLPPLIVVRDHPDIQSIVEDRPSPTHRPQGDTLLQQKLRESNSWLYSDVGQTLRQVYGSASREVNSATAQLNTSQSAIINASHSIRLILDDLKAVSEKIDIITSCQILPDININNPNNYTPPIP, from the exons atgTCCAGCGGGTACCAGATAGTGGTGCAGGGCGAGGCCTCTGAGACAGACTCTGATGATGAAGTTTACATCACCTCCATGCCCGCACCCCAAACTGCTACAGTCGGAGCTAAGGTTGTCTTGCATGAT GTTCCTGGGGAGGCGTCTGAAACAGACAGTGAGGGTGAGGAGGAGCAGGCGGGCCGAGCCTCCTCACTGAGCCAGGAGAGCGCTCAGATACTCAGGAGAGACCTGCCTCCTCTTATCGTAGTTAGAGACCATCCTGATATACAGTCGATAGTGGAAGACAGGCCAAGTCCCACACACAGGCCACAAG GTGACACCCTTTTACAACAGAAGCTGCGGGAATCTAACAGCTGGCTATATTCTGACGTGGGACAGACACTACGGCAGGTTTATGGCAGTGCCAGTAGAGAG GTGAACAGTGCAACAGCTCAGCTGAATACTTCGCAGAGCGCCATCATCAATGCCTCCCACAGCATAAGGTTAATCCTGGATGACCTGAAGGCTGTGTCTGAGAAGATTGACATCATCACCAGCTGTCAAATACTGCCTGATATTAACATCAATAATCCAAATAATTATACTCCTCCTATACCTTAA